AACAGAATCTGCTGCGAAATCTCAGGCGCGGCGATAAATTGAATCAGCGACAAAATCGACTGAAACAGGAACAACAGCGCAATCCCCACCAACACCAACATCGCCGAATTGAAGCGGCGCGCTGAGGCAAACAGAAACAAGATGCCCGAAGCCAGCATGGTCATCACAAACGCACCGATGGGAACGGCGACCGTTTCAGGCAGCCCGAAACCGCCGAACGCAATCACCGCCGACGCGCCCAAACCCGCCGCCGCCGCCAAGCCCAGCGTATAAGGGCTGGCCATCGGGTTGTTCAGGAGCGTTTGAATTTCCGCACCGCCGACACCCAAAGCCGCACCGACCACTAAGGCCATCACTGCAATCGGCAGGCGCAAATCCATCACAATCAGGCGGTTCATTTCATCGACTTCGGGTTTGCCCAGCAAAACATTGACAACTTCGCCGACGGGCAGCGTGTCCGTCATCGCAGGGCCGGTGGCGATGTCGAATAGGAAACTGACCGCCGCGATGACTAAAAACATCAACACAATCAACCAACGCTTGCCTTCCAACTTGCGCTGGTTTTTCACAATCTCGGCGACAACCGAATCATTCATGTTTCAAACCTTTGAAATTAAGGAACAAGGTCGGGTATCTATGCCCGACCATCTCTTTTGTCTGTATCCGTTTTGAAAGGGTGTTTTTTTGAAAATCGGGATAACGGCGTTCCAAACGGCTTTACCCTCTCCCTAGCCCTCTCCCACGGGGAGAGGGAACAAATGGCAGGGAATCACAACAATGGTCGGATTTCAGTCATCCGATTCCCTCTCCCCGTGGGAGAGAGAACAAATTGTAGGGAATCAAAACAATGGTCGGACTTCAGTTATCTGATCCCCTCTCCCCGTGGGAGAGGGCTAGGGAGAGGGCAAAAACAGTCAAACCCACCTGAAGCTTCCCATTCGACAAGACGGAAAGTCGTAGCGTGGGCTTTGCCCACGAAAACGGGGAACCTCATACCATTCGCCATCATTTCTGAAAACATCACCCGTGGGCAAAGCCCACGCTACGGTTCTGTACAAAACCCATGCTGCTTTCAGACGACCTTCCGCATAAAAAGGTCGTCTGAAATCCACAAACCGGCCTTACTGACCTTTCGGATACAGGTAGAACGTACCGTTCGGCACGACCGGCAGGTTTTGGCGGTAGAAGTCCATATAGGTCTTCTCAGGGTTGAAATCCTTAAACAACTGCGGATAAATCGCTTTGGCCATAAACTGAATCGATGCGCTGTCGGACAGCGTGCGCGAGTTGGCGTGGTAGGCGGCATAGAGGCGGTTGTTTTTAATCGCAGGCAGGTTGGCCCAGCCGGCGCGTTTGGCAAAGCCTGCCAAGCGTTTTTCCGCTTCCGCTTTCGGAATGCTCCAGCCCATGACCATGGCGGCAGGGTTTTTCTTCAATTCGGTTTCGCGGCCGGTAATCACGATCACGTCGGGTTTGGCGGCGAGGACTTTTTCAGGATTGATCGGGCCGTAGAATTCGACCGAAGAAGCGGCGATATTGTTGCCGCCGACCAGTGTCACCATCGGACCCCACATGCTTTTGCCGAAGGTAACGCTGTGTTCGGCAGGGCCTTTGTTGCCGAATTCGACATACACTTTAGGCTTGGGCAGGTTGGCTTTTTTCACGCGCGCCTGGATGGTGTCGGCGATGCGTTTGTAGTCTGCCGCCAGCTTGTCCGCTTTTTGCTGCTGGCCGGTCAGCGTGCCGATAAGTTTGGTCGATTGGACGTGTTTGGCGACCGTTTGCGCGTTGTAATCCAACACCACAATCGGAATGCCCGCTTTGTTGATGCGGGCAAGGTCGGAACCCAGAGCTTTGTACTGCCAGTCTGCCAGAATCAGCAAATCGGGTTTCAATGCCAAGACTTTTTCAACGGAGAACGTGCCGACTTCCAACTCGCCCACATCGGCAAGCTGGTTCAACTTGGGCACGGCTTTGCTGAACGCCGCCCAGCTCGGCGGCGCCCAGTCGGCCCAAACTGCTTTGGAAAAACCGACGACGTTGTCCAGCGCGGTTTTGCCGCCGATGGCCATGTAGTCCTGGTAGTAGAAGCCCAACACCACGCGCTTGGCAGGCAGGTCGACAGTTACCTTACGGCCGAGGATATCGGTCAGCTGAACGGGTTTGGCAAAAGCGGATACGGAGCCGACTGATAAAGCTGCGGTGGCAATCAAAGCAGAAAGTTGCGTAAATCTCATGAATCATTCCTTTAAAATATGATGATAACCATTATCTTTTTGTGAATTTAAAAGGTATTGAATCTTTTTTCAAGTGAAACGAGTGAGTAGACATATTTCGAAATAAAAAGTTTCATCATTAAAACGAAGGGATAGTGTTTGGGTGTGCTGAAGACCTAGTAAAAAGGAATGATATGGGGTACCTAAAGCCATAGTGGGCAGTAGCTGGAATGGATAGGTAAAGGGTTTTTTATTGTAAAAAATAAAAGGTATCCGGTTGAAAACAAGGCCGTCTGAAACCTTGCAATCAGGGTTCAGACGGCCTTTGGTGTGGGCATAAAAACTTTTATTTCACTTGCGCCCTATATTTTTCAGACGGCCTGTAAGCAGTATTTGGGAAAAATGAAAAAGGTTGGTTTTTGAAATGGCGAAATAGGGAAGAAGAGGGCTTAAGGGAGAGTCGGGCGTAAACCCAAAATGGGGACGAATAAAAGGGCGTGTATCGAAACACGCCCTTTTTAGAGATTCAGACGGCCTGTGATTCCGCCTGTTCGCTTTGGTTGAGGATTTTAATCAGTTTTTCGGCTTTTTCCGGGTCTTCGCAGCGCAGGATTTTGGCGGCATCGTTTTCGAGATGGCCAGTGTGGCTGTGCAGGATGATGTTTTTAACCGAAAGCAGGTTGTTGGGGTTCATGGAGAAGCGGCGCAAGCCCATGCCGAGCAACAGTCGGGTGAAGACGGTATCGCCGGCCATTTCGCCGCAGATGGATACGCCTTTTTCCATGCGGTTGGCGGTACGGATAATGTGTTGCAGCGTTTTGAGGACGGCAGGGTGGCCGGGTTGGTAGAGGTGGCTGACGCTGTCGTCGCCGCGGTCGACCGACAGGAGGTATTGAATCAGGTCGTTGGTGCCGATGGAAACGAAGTCGACGAGCTTGAGGATGCTGCCGACGGTCATGGCGGCGGACGGGATTTCAATCATGCAGCCGATGCTGACCGGGCCGAAGGTTTCGCCGCGTTCGGTCAGCTGGCGTTGGGCCGTGTCCAGATGGATAAGGCATTGGCGCACTTCGGAAATGGACGTAATCATCGGCCACATTATGCGCACGGGGCCGTGGGCGGCGGCACGGAGGATGGCGCGCATTTGGGTGCGGAACATGACCGGCTCGGCGAGGCACAGGCGGATGCCGGTCAGGCCGAGTGCGGGGTTGAGGCTGCCGTTGGGTGTGCTGTTTTGGCCGAACCAGCGCGGATTTTTATCGACGCCCAAATCGACAGTGCGGATGGTGATGTTTTTGCCTTTGAGCTTTTTGACGATGCCGGCATAGACTTCGTATTGTTCATCTTCGGTCGGCATGTTGTCGCGGTTGAGGTAGAGGAATTCGCTGCGGAACAGGCCGACGCCGTCTGCGCCGAAGTTGTGCAGGGCTTTGATGTCTTCGGCGGATTCGATGTTGGCCAAAAGTTCGATGTTGATGCCGTCGGCCGTGGTGGCGGCGGTTTTTTTGATTTTGTTGAGTTCGCGCTTGTGGCTGCGGTATTCGCGGGCGAGGCGGCGGTATTCGTTGAGGACGACTTCGTCGGGATCGATGATGAGGACGCCGTTGATGCCGTCGACGATGACGATTTCGTTTTCGGTAATGAGTTTGCGGGCGTTATGCAGACCGATGACGGACGGGATGTCGAGGCTGCGGCCCAAGATGGCGGTATGGCTGGTTGGCCCGCCGGCATCGGTTACGAAGGCGGTGATGTGCTGCTCTTTGAACAATACGGTATCGGCAGGCGAGAGGTCGTGCGCGATGAGGACGGTGTCGTCAAACAGGTTGCCGGCGAGGTTGATTTCGTTGCTTTGGCCGACAAGGTTGTTGTGGATGCGGCGGACGACTTGGAGCATGTCTTGTTTGCGTTCGCGCAGGTAGTCGTCGTCGATGCTGTCGAACTGGGCGGCAAGCTTGTCGCTTTGCAGTTTTAATGCCCATTCGGCGTTGATTTTCTGCTCGCGCAAAATGTCGATGGGTTCGCGCGAGAGGGTAACGTCGGTCAGCAGCATCAGGTGCAGGGAGATGAACGCGCCCAATTCGGTCGGGGCGTTTTCGGGAATCGCGCCGCGCAGCTGTTCCAGTTCTTTGCGCGTGGCTTTGATGGCGTTGTCAAAACGGGCAACTTCGGCATCGAGTTTGTCGGGATCAATGTCGTATTGGGGGACTTCCGTTGTGCCGCGCGTGATGAGGTGGGCGTGGCCGATGGCAATGCCTTTGCCCGCAGCTACACCGTGTAGGACGATGCTCATTATTCGCCCTCGCCGAAGTAGTCGTTGATGAGGTCGGTCAACGCCTGCATGGCGGCGGCTTCGTCTGCGCCTTCTGTTTCCAGCTCAATCACGGTGCCTTTGGCGGCGGCCAGCATCATCAGGCCCATGATACTTTTGCCGTTGACGCGGTTACCGTTTTTGGTGACCCAGACTTCGCTTTGGAATTGGGAGGCGGTTTGGGTGAATTTGCTGGAGGCGCGCGCGTGCAGGCCGAGTTTATTGATGATTTCGATTTCTTGTTTGAGCATGGATGTCCCCTAAATGTAATGTTCGTAAAGTGAATGTTTTCAGACGGCCTTAGCCGTGTTCTTTGCACACTAGGTCTTCAGGTGCGGATGTAATGGCGAAAATGCCCCGGATGGCGGCTTCTTTGACGGTTTCGGTGAAGTCGGAGAGGTTTTCGGCTTGTGATGAGTATTGGATGGCTTTAATCATCATCGGGGCGTTGAGGCCGGTCAGGATGGCGGATTTGTTTTCGCGCACCAGTCGGCGTGCGGCGTTGCACGGGGTTGCGCCGAAGATGTCGGTCATGATCAGCACGCCGCGGTTGTCGGGAAATTCCTGCAACGCGGCGATGGCATTGTTGATGATGTCGTTTTGATCTTCGTCGGGCTGTACGCCGAGGATGTGGAGATTTTCGGGGAAG
This region of Neisseria subflava genomic DNA includes:
- a CDS encoding FecCD family ABC transporter permease → MNDSVVAEIVKNQRKLEGKRWLIVLMFLVIAAVSFLFDIATGPAMTDTLPVGEVVNVLLGKPEVDEMNRLIVMDLRLPIAVMALVVGAALGVGGAEIQTLLNNPMASPYTLGLAAAAGLGASAVIAFGGFGLPETVAVPIGAFVMTMLASGILFLFASARRFNSAMLVLVGIALLFLFQSILSLIQFIAAPEISQQILFWLFGSLNKATWETVIVTAAVTAVCVFLLSRDVWKLTALRLGEERAVGLGINLQFLRLKTLVLVAVMTATAISFVGVIGFIGLVAPHVARILLGEDQRFFLPGAMLAGAAFLSVASVLSKVIIPGALFPVGIVTSFVGVPFFFWIVLTKR
- a CDS encoding ABC transporter substrate-binding protein → MRFTQLSALIATAALSVGSVSAFAKPVQLTDILGRKVTVDLPAKRVVLGFYYQDYMAIGGKTALDNVVGFSKAVWADWAPPSWAAFSKAVPKLNQLADVGELEVGTFSVEKVLALKPDLLILADWQYKALGSDLARINKAGIPIVVLDYNAQTVAKHVQSTKLIGTLTGQQQKADKLAADYKRIADTIQARVKKANLPKPKVYVEFGNKGPAEHSVTFGKSMWGPMVTLVGGNNIAASSVEFYGPINPEKVLAAKPDVIVITGRETELKKNPAAMVMGWSIPKAEAEKRLAGFAKRAGWANLPAIKNNRLYAAYHANSRTLSDSASIQFMAKAIYPQLFKDFNPEKTYMDFYRQNLPVVPNGTFYLYPKGQ
- the ptsP gene encoding phosphoenolpyruvate--protein phosphotransferase, with the translated sequence MSIVLHGVAAGKGIAIGHAHLITRGTTEVPQYDIDPDKLDAEVARFDNAIKATRKELEQLRGAIPENAPTELGAFISLHLMLLTDVTLSREPIDILREQKINAEWALKLQSDKLAAQFDSIDDDYLRERKQDMLQVVRRIHNNLVGQSNEINLAGNLFDDTVLIAHDLSPADTVLFKEQHITAFVTDAGGPTSHTAILGRSLDIPSVIGLHNARKLITENEIVIVDGINGVLIIDPDEVVLNEYRRLAREYRSHKRELNKIKKTAATTADGINIELLANIESAEDIKALHNFGADGVGLFRSEFLYLNRDNMPTEDEQYEVYAGIVKKLKGKNITIRTVDLGVDKNPRWFGQNSTPNGSLNPALGLTGIRLCLAEPVMFRTQMRAILRAAAHGPVRIMWPMITSISEVRQCLIHLDTAQRQLTERGETFGPVSIGCMIEIPSAAMTVGSILKLVDFVSIGTNDLIQYLLSVDRGDDSVSHLYQPGHPAVLKTLQHIIRTANRMEKGVSICGEMAGDTVFTRLLLGMGLRRFSMNPNNLLSVKNIILHSHTGHLENDAAKILRCEDPEKAEKLIKILNQSEQAESQAV
- a CDS encoding HPr family phosphocarrier protein, whose product is MLKQEIEIINKLGLHARASSKFTQTASQFQSEVWVTKNGNRVNGKSIMGLMMLAAAKGTVIELETEGADEAAAMQALTDLINDYFGEGE
- a CDS encoding PTS sugar transporter subunit IIA, whose amino-acid sequence is MIGLLIITHETIGEAYRGLADHFFPNGFPENLHILGVQPDEDQNDIINNAIAALQEFPDNRGVLIMTDIFGATPCNAARRLVRENKSAILTGLNAPMMIKAIQYSSQAENLSDFTETVKEAAIRGIFAITSAPEDLVCKEHG